One window from the genome of Hippoglossus hippoglossus isolate fHipHip1 chromosome 6, fHipHip1.pri, whole genome shotgun sequence encodes:
- the c6h11orf58 gene encoding small acidic protein isoform X2 produces MSSPEGRHGTKRPASPDEDGSTQWSAADLGSNERKQKFLRLMGAGKKEHTGRLIIGDHKSTSQFRSGQEDRKMNEQLEMQYQQGMDGKLSGRNRRHCGLGFSEPEPEPDSLPAPPVDNQTEEPEPVKSTSEEEPTDAQDTDCSPVSKEQTSDLAERGSDSRSEEPKPGFKMTFVKSV; encoded by the exons ATGAGTTCCCCGGAGGGCAGACACGGAACCAAACGACCCGCTTCTCCAGATGAA GATGGATCTACCCAGTGGTCAGCAGCGGATCTGGGAAGCaatgagaggaaacagaagttCCTACGGTTGATGGGCGCGGGCAAG AAAGAACACACAGGACGCCTCATCATTGGTGACCACAAGTCTACTTCCCAGTTCCGTAGTG GGCAGGAAGATAGGAAGATGAACGAGCAGCTGGAGATGCAGTACCAGCAGGGCATGGATGGGAAACTGTCCGGCCGGAACCGGAGACACTGCGGCCTGGGTTTCAGTGAG CCTGAGCCAGAGCCAGATTCGCTCCCTGCTCCACCAGTGGACAATCAGACAGAAGAACCTGAGCCAGTGAAGTCCACTAGTGAAGAAGAACCCACAGACGCCCAGGACACAGACTGCAGTCCCGTCAGTAAGGAACAGACCTCAGACCTGGCTGAGCGCGGCTCTGACAGCAGGAGCGAGGAACCGAAACCCGGCTTCAAAATGACCTTTGTGAAGTCGGTATAG
- the c6h11orf58 gene encoding small acidic protein isoform X1 has protein sequence MSSPEGRHGTKRPASPDEVSEDGSTQWSAADLGSNERKQKFLRLMGAGKKEHTGRLIIGDHKSTSQFRSGQEDRKMNEQLEMQYQQGMDGKLSGRNRRHCGLGFSEPEPEPDSLPAPPVDNQTEEPEPVKSTSEEEPTDAQDTDCSPVSKEQTSDLAERGSDSRSEEPKPGFKMTFVKSV, from the exons ATGAGTTCCCCGGAGGGCAGACACGGAACCAAACGACCCGCTTCTCCAGATGAAGTGAGTG AGGATGGATCTACCCAGTGGTCAGCAGCGGATCTGGGAAGCaatgagaggaaacagaagttCCTACGGTTGATGGGCGCGGGCAAG AAAGAACACACAGGACGCCTCATCATTGGTGACCACAAGTCTACTTCCCAGTTCCGTAGTG GGCAGGAAGATAGGAAGATGAACGAGCAGCTGGAGATGCAGTACCAGCAGGGCATGGATGGGAAACTGTCCGGCCGGAACCGGAGACACTGCGGCCTGGGTTTCAGTGAG CCTGAGCCAGAGCCAGATTCGCTCCCTGCTCCACCAGTGGACAATCAGACAGAAGAACCTGAGCCAGTGAAGTCCACTAGTGAAGAAGAACCCACAGACGCCCAGGACACAGACTGCAGTCCCGTCAGTAAGGAACAGACCTCAGACCTGGCTGAGCGCGGCTCTGACAGCAGGAGCGAGGAACCGAAACCCGGCTTCAAAATGACCTTTGTGAAGTCGGTATAG
- the LOC117763646 gene encoding pleckstrin homology domain-containing family A member 7-like isoform X12, producing MRSYIYKQSSVIGSQAEHTGMRTYYFSADTQEDMNTWLMAMNQAAVMQNHSDAFIRPSDKLEKLSILPRQAVPQTNHVNHHKTKASESDTYQPIVHEVLLEPIYREAEEFCSFHKDSPATPVLENPIGITGLEMDTHTSLPSNLTPTALLQQDPVSASAPVSRVPSRAPSRAASTLPSSICTRNGLVQTPSPILEPNGIAAGTYQRAPSVPPADAHQHVHRRNTLEQVEQWVKVQKAEQKGPPSRENTLPRRTPPTQHKFTFLDTYQTLPKTPRQSPTPARLGEYKYAQDRLSHFRLTPEQGIPGSNTVWQLYEWQQRHQFRHGSPTAPIYTPAPDYPFGPRPPSTVPPTSSLPRSEGHPRCVSVPPSSADIPPPGPPPGTSRTLSPTRRPHTPADRVTVRPVGERSVVDIPFTVSPRRSKSQLFKASTIERRSMPSSGYITHTVSAPSLHGKTPEELTLLLIQLRRHQAKMASARQHTLTQLQRLNGPTDPFHHNHLLATTTTSSSPLLSSGPSPVSQLGHVGLSAILGPCSTKIDDTYMQLKKDLEYLDLKIRALEPLILAVHSLLLHCTAGPLRPLMNVAGSQTLKESGKPVKVAESDVDVKLSRLCEQDKILKDLEARISSLKDDKDKLESVLDMSHQQMEQFQEQPAHTHKIAYQQRLLQEDLVTIRAQISRLSTEMAQAWEEYSRLERSVEQLRMVLQTHMNHSATPQQEKAEMKRELWRIEDVMAGLSASKANYKITIDSVQNPERKLVPSVSDPAVPSHCTEVQPPPRSSIPRILSHTLPHSTVPKWADDSAPPRPPLPRLYDYEETPPVVPPLPKESSVIRHTSVRGLKRQSDERKRDRESGQYVVNGDCKADLRSYLSEPELPGMSHHNTGSDADYQYFPGTGLSGSSSHLNQSNSISSYVTLRRGPGSSAARERPKSALERLSSPTEASQLASSQPRGRMTAEEQLERMKRHQKALVRERKRNLSQGDRSCTGLSTSAVTTQHSSSRMPSTSSDAPATVFDWREERLGAEGQSDEGWNQVRERGRFQSDEWVTLTAAHIREVDVEPFDYDLDISRELSKPQKVPIPERYIESDPDEPVSPEELEERSRRAERIKNLVARSSVHNMQPSAPLDFSELDSALKQQERIMNVSQTLASEASRKSKLVAGTEWLESR from the exons ATGCGCTCGTACATTTACAAGCagagctctgtgattggctcacAGGCGGAGCACACTGGGATGCGGACGTATTACTTCAGCGCTGACACCCAGGAGGACATGAACACCTGGCTGATGGCCATGAACCAGGCGGCAGTGATGCAGAACCACAGCGATGCATTCATCAG ACCATCTGACAAGTTAGAGAAGTTGAGCATTTTGCCGCGGCAGGCTGTTCCGCAGACGAACCACGTAAACCACCACAAGACCAAGGCTTCAGAATCCGACACCTACCAACCAATCGTCCACGAAGTCCTCCTGGAGCCAATATACCGCGAAGCAGAGGAGTTCTGCAGCTTCCACAAAGACTCTCCTGCCACCCCTGTGCTGGAGAACCCCATAGGAATTACTGGCCTGGAAATGGACACGcacacctccctcccctcaAACCTCACACCCACTGCCCTCTTGCAGCAGGACCCCGTGTCGGCCTCGGCACCCGTGTCCAGGGTGCCATCACGAGCGCCATCACGAGCCGCCTCAACTCTACCATCCAGCATCTGCACAAGGAACGGCCTTGTGCAAACGCCCAGCCCCATTCTGGAGCCCAACGGGATTGCAGCGGGGACGTACCAGAGGGCCCCGTCGGTGCCCCCTGCTGACGCACACCAGCATGTGCATAGGAGAAACACACTGGAGCAAGTGGAGCAGTGGGTCAAAGTGCAGAAGGCAGAACAAAAAGG CCCCCCCTCCAGAGAGAACACCCTCCCACGTCGCACACCACCAACCCAGCACAAGTTCACCTTTCTGGACACGTATCAAACTCTGCCAAAGACCCCTCGGCAGAGTCCCACACCCGCCCGACTCGGCGAGTACAAGTACGCCCAGGACCGCCTGAGCCACTTCCGCCTCACCCCGGAGCAGGGCATCCCAGGGTCCAACACCGTTTGGCAGCTGTATGAGTGGCAGCAGCGTCACCAGTTTCGTCACGGCAGCCCTACGGCGCCTATCTACACCCCAGCCCCGGACTATCCCTTCGGTCCCCGCCCCCCCTCCACCGTGCCTCCCACCTCTTCACTCCCCAGGTCCGAGGGCCATCCTCGCTGTGTGTCGGTACCACCTTCATCTGCAGACATCCCCCCGCCGGGGCCCCCACCAGGTACCAGCCGAACCCTGTCACCCACACGGAGGCCGCATACGCCAGCTGATCGGGTGACAGTCAGACCTGTGGGTGAAAGGTCAGTGGTGGACATCCCCTTCACCGTCTCCCCCCGGAGGAGCAAATCTCAGCTGTTCAAG gctTCTACTATCGAGAGACGGTCAATGCCTTCCTCTggctacatcacacacacagttagtgCACCAAGCCTCCATGGCAAAACG CCCGAGGAGCTCACTCTGCTCCTCATTCAGCTGCGCCGGCATCAGGCCAAGATGGCCTCCGCACGCCAGCACACACTAACCCAGCTCCAGCGGCTCAACGGTCCCACAGATCCCTTCCACCACAATCACCTCCTCGCCACTACCACCACTAGCAGCAGCCCCCTCCTCAGCTCTGGCCCCTCTCCTGTGTCCCAGCTTGGACACGTGGGCCTCTCAGCTATCCTAGGCCCTTGCAGCACTAAG ATTGATGACACCTACATGCAGCTGAAGAAGGACTTGGAGTATCTGGATCTAAAG ATCAGAGCTCTAGAGCCCCTGATCCTCGCAGTTCACAGTTTACTACTGCACTGCACTGCTGGGCCACTCAGGCCTCTAATGAAC GTCGCTGGAAGTCAGACACTGAAGGAGTCAGGGAAACCTGTCAAAGTTGCAGAAAGTGACGTGGAT gtgaagTTGAGTCGGTTATGTGAGCAGGACAAGATCCTGAAGGATCTGGAGGCGAGAATCAGCTCCCTGAAGGACgacaag GACAAGCTGGAGAGCGTACTGGACATGTCCCACCAGCAGATGGAGCAATTCCAGGAGCAGCCGGCCCACACCCACAAGATCGCCTATCAGCagaggctgctgcaggaggaccTGGTCACCATCAGGGCCCAAATATCACGCCTCTCCACG gaGATGGCACAGGCCTGGGAGGAGTACAGCAGGCTGGAGAGATCAGTGGAGCAATTAAGGATGGTGCTGCAGACACATATGAACCACAGCGCCACCCCTCAG CAAGAGAAAGCTGAGATGAAGCGCGAGCTGTGGAGGATCGAAGACGTGATGGCGGGACTGAGTGCGAGCAAAGCCAACTACAAGATCACCATTGACTCTGTCCAGAACCCAG aGAGGAAATTAGTGCCTTCGGTGTCGGACCCTGCAGTGCCTTCCCATTGCACAGAGgtccagcctcctcctcgaAGCTCCATCCCCAGGATCCTCTCTCACACTTTGCCTCACAGCACCGTGCCAAAGTGG GCAGATGACAGCGCCCCGCCCCGGCCACCCCTGCCCCGCCTCTATGACTACGAAGAGACGCCCCCTGTGGTGCCTCCTCTCCCCAAAGAGTCCTCAGTCATCCGCCATACGTCGGTGCGTGGACTAAAACGCCAAtcagatgagaggaagagggacaGGGAGAGTGGGCAGTATGTCGTCAATGGAGACTGTAAG GCCGACTTGCGATCTTACCTGAGTGAACCAGAGCTGCCAGGAATGAGTCACCACAACACTGGGTCTGACGCCGACTACCAGTATTTCCCAGGCACAG GTCTGTCAGGCTCTTCATCTCATCTGAACCAGTCCAACTCCATCTCATCCTACGTCACCCTGAGGAGAGGTCCTGGGAGCTCCGCAGCCAGG GAGAGACCTAAGAGTGCCTTGGAGCGCCTGTCCTCACCCACAGAAGCCTCGCAGCTCGCGAGCAGCCAGCCTCGAGGACGAATGACCgcggaggagcagctggagcgGATGAAGCGCCACCAGAAGGCGCTGGTTCGCGAGCGCAAGAGGAACCTCAGCCAGGGGGACCGCTCCTGCACGGGCCTCTCCACCTCCGCCGTCACCACCCAGCACTCCTCCTCCAGGAtgccctccacctcctctgacGCTCCGGCCACC GTGTTTGATTGGCGGGAGGAGCGACTGGGGGCAGAGGGTCAGAGCGATGAAGGATGGAACcaagtgagggagagaggcaggTTCCAATCTGATGAGTGGGTGACGCTGACCGCAGCCCACATACGAGAGGTGGACGTGGAGCCATTTGACTACGACCTGGACATCAGCCGGGAG CTGTCCAAACCACAAAAGGTTCCCATCCCGGAGCGCTACATAGAGTCTGACCCTGACGAGCCTGTGAgcccagaggagctggaggaacgCTCTCGTCGGGCCGAGCGCATCAAGAACCTCGTGGCCAGATCCAG TGTTCACAACATGCAGCCGTCGGCACCATTAGACTTCAGTGAGCTGGACTCGgctctgaagcagcaggagaggatCATGAACGTGTCCCAGACACTGGCTTCAGAGGCATCGCGCAAGAGCAAACTGGTGGCAG GGACTGAGTGGCTGGAGAGTCGATGA